GCCGGTCGTTGCCTTGCGGCGTCAATCGAGCCCTGAGGCGCAGAACCCTAGCCGTACACCTTGCCCCCAGCGTCCCCGGCTTTGGGTCCGCAGGACCCGTCCGGCCGGACACCGGACGACGCGGTCCCCGCCGACGGGTGCCCGACTGCCGGAAAAGCGACGGGCCCCGGGGCGGATTGCGCTCAGGCCGGTTAATCGGGTAGGGTGGCAGATTCTCATCACGTCAACAGGACACCTCAATGAACAAGCAGGAACTCGTCGACGCGGTCGCCGCGAAGGCCGGTACGAGCAAGGCGTTGGCCGCCGAAACTCTCGATGCGCTGTTCGGCACCATCACGGCGGCGGTCACAAAGGGCGACACGGTCCAGCTGGTCGGGTTCGGGTCGTTTTCGACCGGGGCACGTGCGGCGCGGGTCGGCCGTAACCCGGCGACCGGTGCCGAGATCCAGATCGCGGCCGCGAAGACAGTCAAGTTCACGGCGGGCAAGGCGTTCAAGGAGGCAGTGAACGGCGCCTGAGACCGGCTGCATCCGGTCTCCCGGTACGCCTTGAGTTGACGAATATGTTCTTGGAGATACCCGAAAGGCGGTGTGCCCCGTTACTATCTTCACTCCTCGATAATTGAGGATTTGGCCAGCTAGGCCCGGCATGATTCTCGCCCCCAGTCGCAGTCATGATCCGGGGGGTGTTGTCACCGGGCCTGGTGGGTGGCTGGTGAT
The DNA window shown above is from Paraburkholderia sp. BL10I2N1 and carries:
- a CDS encoding HU family DNA-binding protein → MNKQELVDAVAAKAGTSKALAAETLDALFGTITAAVTKGDTVQLVGFGSFSTGARAARVGRNPATGAEIQIAAAKTVKFTAGKAFKEAVNGA